In Janthinobacterium rivuli, a single genomic region encodes these proteins:
- a CDS encoding Spy/CpxP family protein refolding chaperone, with the protein MNVSMTTLRKNLIIAMSVLGMGAASLTVHAQEAAASAPAASSKMQHEGQRGQHRASNPAERMAKYQARLHDKLKLTAAQEPAWATFTAANAPKKPMGDWKAKREAMAKLSAPERMEQWIAMSKERIADQESRLASLKTFYAVLTPEQKKVFDDSVPGGKHGGHHRGGHHGMHQQPKAG; encoded by the coding sequence ATGAACGTCTCAATGACAACCCTGCGCAAGAATTTGATCATCGCCATGAGCGTGCTCGGCATGGGCGCGGCATCGCTGACCGTCCACGCCCAGGAAGCGGCCGCCAGCGCGCCTGCCGCCAGCAGCAAGATGCAACATGAGGGCCAGCGCGGCCAGCACCGCGCAAGCAATCCCGCCGAACGCATGGCCAAGTACCAGGCCCGTCTGCACGACAAGCTGAAGCTGACGGCCGCGCAAGAACCGGCCTGGGCCACTTTCACGGCCGCCAACGCGCCGAAAAAACCGATGGGCGACTGGAAAGCCAAGCGCGAAGCGATGGCCAAGCTGTCGGCCCCGGAACGCATGGAGCAATGGATCGCCATGTCGAAGGAACGCATCGCGGATCAGGAAAGCCGCCTGGCCTCGCTGAAAACCTTCTACGCCGTGCTGACGCCGGAGCAAAAGAAAGTGTTTGATGACAGCGTGCCTGGCGGCAAGCACGGCGGCCACCACCGCGGCGGGCACCATGGCATGCATCAGCAGCCCAAAGCTGGTTAA
- a CDS encoding response regulator, whose product MEPTSTILIVDDDRDIRSLLADYLETNAYRTLGAADGTAMWKILDETRPDLIVLDLNLPGDDGLTLCRKLRAQSTVPVIMLTARNEPLDRILGLEMGADDYLPKPFEPRELLARIRSVLRRSHAMPSNVPSDKAQQIRFSGWTLDLTARHLLNPTGLVIMLSGAEFRLLRVFLEHPNRVLNRDQLLNLTQGRDADPFDRSIDIQISRLRQKLGEDARLPQIIKTVRNGGYVLAGQVNVEPHA is encoded by the coding sequence ATGGAACCCACTTCTACAATTCTCATCGTCGACGATGACCGCGATATCCGCAGCTTGCTGGCGGACTACCTGGAAACGAACGCCTACCGCACCCTGGGTGCGGCAGATGGCACGGCCATGTGGAAAATCCTCGACGAAACGCGGCCCGACCTGATCGTGCTCGACTTGAACTTGCCAGGCGACGACGGCCTGACCTTGTGCCGCAAGCTGCGCGCCCAATCGACGGTGCCCGTGATCATGTTGACGGCGCGCAATGAACCGCTGGACCGTATCCTGGGCCTGGAAATGGGCGCCGACGATTATTTGCCGAAACCGTTTGAACCGCGCGAATTGCTGGCGCGCATACGCAGCGTGCTGCGCCGCAGCCATGCCATGCCGTCGAACGTGCCGTCGGACAAGGCGCAGCAAATCCGCTTTTCCGGCTGGACCCTGGACCTGACGGCGCGCCATTTGCTCAATCCCACGGGCTTGGTGATCATGCTGTCGGGCGCGGAATTCCGCCTGCTGCGCGTTTTCCTGGAACACCCGAACCGCGTGCTCAACCGCGACCAGCTGCTGAACCTGACGCAGGGCCGCGACGCCGACCCGTTCGACCGCTCGATCGATATCCAGATCAGCCGCCTGCGGCAAAAGCTCGGTGAAGATGCCCGCTTGCCGCAAATCATCAAGACCGTGCGCAACGGCGGCTACGTGCTGGCCGGCCAGGTCAATGTGGAGCCGCACGCGTGA
- a CDS encoding ATP-binding protein, whose product MKAFLGSMTGRVFMFLLIGIVASAALTQWLAVGERQRAIEQYRDYHAVERAEQLVMAADVVPLASRAAYLKVANKGSVRLELRPDVEHVPGKPTEFSIALQAKLGEGFKVSALAERPAACVKPRQRPGMFSAKPWGGTCENLDVRMQDGHVLRLMVLPPRQQPPFNEHNDWMTLLPFLISIAILAYLVTRMTMRPLKQLAQAAKDLGNDINHPPLTLSGASEIRQASAAFNAMQARIRQHISQRTQMLAAITHDLQTPLTRLRLRLEKVADTELYDRLVGDLSAMQSMVKEGLDLARSMDSTEAMQALDLDSLLDSVCSDAADAGQKVSLGGQAGMALMARPIAMRRCLVNLIDNAVKYGQYAQVTVERIPGAARIRIRDGGPGIAPDQLAKVFEPFYRIETSRSRESGGTGLGLTIARNIAEQHGATVLLSNHVDGGLEVTLIVPEYYAGK is encoded by the coding sequence GTGAAGGCCTTCCTGGGCTCGATGACGGGCAGGGTCTTCATGTTTTTGCTGATCGGCATCGTCGCTTCTGCCGCGCTGACGCAGTGGCTGGCCGTGGGCGAACGCCAGCGCGCCATCGAGCAATACCGCGACTACCACGCCGTTGAGCGGGCCGAGCAGCTGGTGATGGCGGCCGACGTGGTGCCGCTGGCCTCGCGCGCCGCCTATCTGAAAGTGGCCAACAAGGGCAGCGTGCGCCTGGAATTGCGTCCCGACGTCGAGCATGTACCGGGCAAGCCGACGGAATTTTCCATCGCCCTGCAAGCCAAGCTGGGCGAAGGCTTCAAGGTCAGCGCGCTGGCCGAACGGCCGGCCGCCTGCGTCAAGCCGCGCCAGAGGCCGGGCATGTTTTCCGCCAAGCCATGGGGCGGCACGTGCGAAAACCTCGACGTGCGCATGCAGGACGGCCACGTGCTGCGCCTGATGGTCTTGCCGCCGCGCCAGCAGCCGCCGTTCAATGAACACAACGACTGGATGACCTTGCTGCCTTTCCTGATCAGCATCGCCATCCTCGCCTACCTGGTCACGCGCATGACCATGCGCCCGCTCAAGCAGCTGGCGCAGGCGGCGAAAGACCTGGGCAACGACATCAACCACCCGCCGCTGACCCTGTCGGGCGCCAGCGAGATCCGCCAGGCCAGCGCCGCCTTCAACGCCATGCAGGCGCGTATCCGCCAGCATATTTCCCAGCGAACACAAATGCTTGCCGCCATCACGCACGACTTGCAGACGCCGCTGACGCGCTTGCGATTGCGCCTGGAAAAAGTGGCCGATACGGAATTGTATGACCGCCTGGTGGGCGACCTGTCGGCCATGCAAAGCATGGTCAAGGAAGGGCTGGACCTGGCCCGCTCGATGGACAGCACGGAAGCGATGCAGGCGCTCGATCTTGACTCCCTGCTTGACAGTGTTTGCTCCGACGCGGCCGATGCCGGCCAGAAAGTCAGCCTCGGTGGACAGGCGGGCATGGCCCTGATGGCGCGTCCGATCGCCATGCGGCGCTGCCTGGTGAACCTGATCGACAATGCCGTCAAATATGGCCAGTACGCGCAGGTCACCGTCGAACGCATTCCCGGCGCCGCGCGCATCCGCATCCGCGATGGCGGGCCGGGCATTGCACCAGATCAACTGGCGAAAGTGTTCGAACCGTTTTACCGCATCGAGACGTCGCGTTCGCGCGAATCGGGCGGCACGGGCCTGGGCCTGACCATCGCGCGCAATATTGCCGAGCAGCACGGCGCCACGGTTTTGCTGTCTAATCACGTCGACGGTGGACTGGAAGTTACCCTCATCGTGCCAGAGTATTACGCAGGAAAGTGA